From one Drosophila subpulchrella strain 33 F10 #4 breed RU33 chromosome 3L, RU_Dsub_v1.1 Primary Assembly, whole genome shotgun sequence genomic stretch:
- the LOC119552512 gene encoding uncharacterized protein LOC119552512, producing MSTFVVKLLQRSQLSHSQKDVKPFIYVRSNWMDDEAEFDFLSTTNNQNYRGSLKYEELRTAASDLELSYDAFFAECKNAMTTHMGVQGFDYELEDGEQQFFKMYKCEGYETLYLEVPLRKVSNCYQLLDAAIEAGQQKAQAAPTAESEDQKTTSLAEYEKYVRDSKLKEEELLKKFLLLINSKKAHIRDLENQLEERSKKPSKGKKNKRTSTDEEEDEAFGAPTQAMNVDNDSD from the coding sequence ATGTCAACCTTTGTGGTTAAGTTACTTCAGCGCTCCCAACTTTCGCATAGCCAAAAGGACGTAAAGCCTTTTATCTATGTCCGCAGCAACTGGATGGACGACGAGGCGGAATTTGACTTCCTGTCCACCACCAATAATCAGAATTACCGGGGAAGTCTGAAATACGAGGAGTTACGGACTGCAGCCAGTGATTTGGAGCTATCCTACGATGCCTTCTTTGCCGAATGCAAAAATGCCATGACCACGCACATGGGAGTTCAGGGATTCGATTACGAACTGGAGGATGGGGAGCAACAGTTCTTCAAAATGTACAAATGCGAGGGATACGAGACGCTGTACTTGGAGGTTCCACTGAGAAAAGTGTCCAATTGTTATCAGCTACTAGATGCCGCCATCGAAGCTGGTCAGCAGAAGGCTCAAGCAGCTCCAACTGCCGAATCGGAAGATCAGAAAACCACATCCCTGGCTGAATATGAAAAGTATGTGAGAGACTCCAAATTGAAAGAGGAGGAACTTCTCAAGAAGTTTCTGCTCCTTATAAACAGCAAAAAGGCGCACATTAGGGATTTGGAAAACCAGCTAGAAGAGCGTTCGAAAAAGCCCTCAAAGGGAAAAAAGAATAAAAGGACTTCCACTGATGAGGAAGAGGACGAAGCCTTTGGAGCACCCACTCAAGCCATGAATGTAGACAACGATTCGGATTAA
- the LOC119552513 gene encoding uncharacterized protein LOC119552513, with amino-acid sequence MLDNLVEFASYWWFRYLMVTELYMVEKWERITIHVIFMVLFCVFWYFNYSVLLSLAGLIGPSASMADIIPGVQGQGIKVT; translated from the exons ATGCTCGACAACCTCGTGGAGTTCGCCAGCTACTGGTGGTTCCGATACCTCATG GTCACCGAGCTGTACATGGTGGAGAAGTGGGAGCGCATAACGATAC ACGTTATTTTCATGGTGCTTTTCTGCGTGTTCTGGTACTTCAACTACTCTGTACTGCTCTCGCTGGCCGGATTAATAGGCCCCAGTGCCTCAATGGCCGATATTATACCCGGGGTTCAAGGACAGGGCATCAAGGTCACGTAA